One region of Juglans regia cultivar Chandler chromosome 4, Walnut 2.0, whole genome shotgun sequence genomic DNA includes:
- the LOC108983465 gene encoding receptor-like serine/threonine-protein kinase SD1-8, with product MKDIAKLHYFTILCLTFFPKLAISLTLGSLTATQSLTNEQTLVSPGQVFELGFFDPGNSKWYLGIWYKKIPGKTVVWVANKDSPLSNSSSGTFKIGDRGNIVVVDEVGTILWSSKQTQEAVDPVVQLLDSGNLVVRETSEKDPEKHLWQSFDYPTDTLLPDMKMGSNFDSGFEWNLTSWKSSEDPSTGDYSFKLDVHGFPEIFLLNNQEPKYRSGPWNGMRFSGVPEMAPLNGLKFSFVMDEHEVTYSFSITNASLISRLIMNSTGHLERYTWIESSQEWNSYWYAPKDQCDNYKECGPYGICDTNASPVCRCMKGFSPKNLQAWNLRDGSGGCVRNTTLGCRSDRFLPLKNMKLPETTTAFVDKTMSIEDCKEMCLNNCSCTAYANYMINDGGIGCVTWTSELVDMRAYTEGSGQDLYVRLAASEIAYSGSADSGNGSDKTKEIIMVIGITVGIVLLSGLTVFFVWKRKGLQMIWKEKTERRKGPRERSQDLLLNEVVISSKKEYSGESNIDDLELPLFDFSTLAIATNDFSDENKLGQGGFGSVYKGRLVEDQEIAVKRLSKSSGQGVEEFKNEVRLIARLQHRNLVRLLGCCIEIDEKVLIYEYMENKSLDYVLFDKAKRSLLDWPRRFNIICGTARGLLYLHQDSRFRIIHRDLKASNILLDGEMNPKISDFGMARIFGKDQTEANTRRVVGTYGYMSPEYAMDGHFSVKSDVFSFGVLVLEIISGKKNRGFYYANNELNLLGHAWKHWRGGNGLELIDQSLGDLYSPSEVMRCIQVGLLCVQERAEDRPTMSSVVLMLSSETATLPQPKQPGFCLGRNPVETTSSSSKQESCTVNNVTVTMLDAR from the exons ATGAAAGATATCGCTAAGCTCCATTATTTTACCATTTTATGCCTCACTTTCTTCCCCAAACTGGCCATCTCTCTCACTCTGGGCTCCCTGACTGCAACTCAATCACTCACAAATGAACAGACCCTTGTCTCCCCCGGCCAGGTTTTTGAGCTGGGATTCTTCGATCCAGGCAACTCAAAGTGGTACCTTGGAATATGGTACAAGAAAATCCCTGGTAAAACAGTTGTTTGGGTTGCAAACAAAGACAGCCCACTTTCAAACTCATCCTCCGGCACCTTCAAGATCGGTGACCGTGGAAACATCGTCGTCGTCGACGAAGTTGGGACCATACTTTGGTCGTCCAAGCAAACCCAGGAAGCCGTTGATCCAGTTGTACAGCTTTTAGATTCAGGAAATCTTGTGGTCCGAGAAACCAGCGAAAAGGACCCCGAAAAGCATCTATGGCAGAGCTTCGATTATCCTACGGACACTCTGTTACCGGATATGAAGATGGGGTCCAACTTCGACTCTGGTTTCGAATGGAACCTGACTTCTTGGAAGAGCTCGGAGGACCCTTCAACGGGAGACTACTCATTCAAGTTAGATGTCCACGGATTCCCGGAAATTTTCTTGCTCAACAACCAAGAACCAAAGTACCGAAGCGGGCCTTGGAACGGCATGAGGTTCAGTGGGGTACCGGAAATGGCGCCTTTGAACGGTCTCAAATTCAGCTTTGTCATGGATGAACACGAGGTAACTTACTCATTTTCCATAACAAATGCGTCTCTAATTTCTCGGTTGATTATGAATTCAACCGGTCATCTTGAACGATATACGTGGATCGAGAGCAGCCAGGAGTGGAATTCATATTGGTATGCCCCCAAAGATCAATGCGATAACTACAAAGAGTGCGGCCCATATGGCATCTGCGACACGAACGCGTCGCCTGTCTGCAGATGCATGAAAGGGTTTTCTCCCAAGAACTTGCAGGCCTGGAATCTGAGAGATGGGTCTGGTGGGTGTGTGAGAAACACGACATTGGGTTGTCGGAGTGACCGATTCTTGCCGTTGAAAAACATGAAACTACCGGAGACAACGACAGCTTTTGTGGACAAGACCATGAGTATCGAGGATTGTAAAGAAATGTGCCTCAACAATTGTTCCTGCACTGCTTATGCCAACTACATGATCAACGATGGAGGAATTGGGTGTGTGACATGGACCAGTGAGCTCGTAGACATGAGAGCCTATACAGAGGGCAGTGGCCAAGATCTATACGTTCGATTGGCAGCATCAGAAATTG CTTATAGCGGAAGTGCAGACTCTGGAAATGGCTCTGACAAGACAAAAGAAATAATCATGGTAATAGGCATTACGGTCGGCATTGTTTTACTGTCAGGATTGACAGTCTTCTTTGTGTGGAAGAGGAAGGGATTGCAAATgatatggaaagaaaaaacagagcgAAGAAAAG GTCCTCGTGAAAGAAGCCAGGATTTGTTGTTAAATGAAGTTGTCATTTCAAGTAAGAAGGAGTACTCGGGTGAGAGCAACATAGATGATCTAGAATTGCCATTGTTTGATTTTAGTACTTTAGCAATAGCGACAAACGATTTTTCTGATGAAAATAAACTGGGACAAGGCGGTTTTGGCTCTGTTTACAAG GGTAGGTTGGTAGAAGATCAAGAAATAGCGGTAAAGAGGCTCTCAAAAAGCTCTGGACAAGGGGTTGAAGAATTCAAAAATGAGGTTAGATTGATTGCAAGGCTTCAGCACAGAAATCTTGTTAGATTGCTGGGTTGCTGCATTGAGATCGATGAAAAGGTGCTCATTTATGAGTACATGGAGAACAAAAGTCTGGATTATGTCTTATTCG ATAAAGCAAAACGCTCTTTACTGGATTGGCCAAGGCGATTTAATATCATATGCGGGACTGCTCGAGgacttctttatcttcatcaaGATTCTAGGTTTAGAATTATCCACAGGGATCTCAAGGCAAGTAACATTTTACTAGATGGAGAAATGAACCCAAAAATATCAGACTTTGGCATGGCCAGAATTTTTGGCAAGGATCAGACAGAAGCTAACACAAGGAGAGTTGTTGGAACATA TGGCTATATGTCTCCAGAGTACGCAATGGATGGACATTTTTCTGTGAAATCTGATGTTTTTAGCTTTGGAGTTCTAGTGTTGGAGATTATAAGTGGAAAAAAGAACCGAGGCTTTTATTATGCAAACAATGAACTAAACCTTCTTGGACAT GCATGGAAGCATTGGAGAGGAGGAAATGGTTTGGAGCTGATTGATCAATCCTTGGGTGATCTATACTCCCCATCTGAAGTGATGAGATGCATACAGGTCGGTCTGCTGTGTGTCCAGGAGCGGGCTGAAGACAGGCCTACCATGTCATCTGTGGTGTTGATGTTGAGCAGTGAAACTGCGACATTGCCCCAGCCGAAACAGCCTGGCTTCTGCCTAGGAAGGAATCCTGTTGAAACTACTTCTTCGTCTAGTAAACAAGAATCATGCACTGTGAACAATGTCACAGTTACAATGCTAGACGCTAGGTAG